One segment of Pseudodesulfovibrio sp. 5S69 DNA contains the following:
- the tyrS gene encoding tyrosine--tRNA ligase produces the protein MNIFDELKWRGLINQVSDEDKVRAYLSEPGATMYCGFDPTAESLHVGNLVPLLCLVRMRKAGHNPLYLMGGATGRIGDPSGKDKERELSDAEKLDERLELIKHQVRRFVERNTGERPNIVNNYDWTKDMTCIELLRDVGKHFTVNWMLQKESVKGRIGREETGISYTEFSYMILQSYDFYHLYKNYDCRLQIGGGDQWGNITAGCEFIRRRYAVDGESAEAFALTFPLITTASGKKFGKSEGNAVYLNADLTSPYAFYQFFINTDDADVIKFLKLFTFLTPEQIAELEKQTEEAPHLRAAQKRLAEEVTTMIHGKHELERVLAATEALFGKGDLKAIDPATLRSALESAPAMRYAPGDVPDLPQMLVDLGLVKSKGQARKDIQGGGVYINGERVEGDEIVDTHFIAGELLVIRKGKKNYGLITRG, from the coding sequence GTGAATATCTTTGATGAGTTGAAATGGCGGGGGCTGATCAATCAGGTTTCTGACGAAGACAAGGTGCGCGCGTACCTGTCCGAGCCGGGGGCCACCATGTATTGCGGCTTCGATCCCACCGCCGAGTCCCTGCACGTGGGCAACCTCGTTCCCCTGCTCTGCCTGGTGCGCATGAGAAAGGCGGGCCACAATCCCCTGTACCTCATGGGCGGGGCCACCGGCCGCATCGGCGACCCGTCGGGCAAGGACAAGGAACGCGAATTGTCCGACGCCGAGAAGCTCGACGAGCGCCTGGAACTCATCAAGCACCAGGTCCGCCGCTTTGTCGAGCGCAACACCGGCGAGCGCCCGAACATCGTCAACAACTACGACTGGACCAAGGACATGACCTGCATCGAGCTGTTGCGCGACGTGGGCAAGCACTTCACGGTCAACTGGATGCTCCAGAAGGAATCGGTCAAGGGCCGCATCGGCCGTGAGGAGACCGGCATCTCCTACACCGAATTCTCCTACATGATCCTGCAGAGCTACGACTTTTATCATCTGTACAAGAACTACGACTGCCGGTTGCAGATCGGCGGCGGCGACCAGTGGGGCAACATCACCGCGGGCTGCGAGTTCATCCGCCGCCGCTACGCGGTGGACGGCGAATCCGCCGAGGCCTTTGCCCTGACCTTCCCGCTGATCACCACGGCCAGCGGCAAGAAGTTCGGCAAGTCCGAGGGCAACGCCGTGTACCTGAACGCGGACCTGACCTCGCCCTACGCCTTCTACCAGTTCTTCATCAACACCGACGACGCGGACGTGATCAAGTTCCTCAAGCTGTTCACCTTCCTCACCCCCGAGCAGATCGCCGAACTGGAGAAGCAGACCGAGGAGGCCCCGCACCTGCGCGCCGCCCAGAAGCGCCTGGCCGAAGAGGTCACCACCATGATCCACGGCAAGCACGAGCTGGAGCGCGTCCTGGCCGCCACCGAGGCCCTGTTCGGCAAGGGCGACCTCAAGGCCATCGACCCGGCCACCCTGCGCTCGGCCCTGGAATCCGCCCCGGCCATGCGCTACGCCCCCGGCGACGTGCCCGACCTGCCCCAGATGCTCGTGGACCTCGGCCTGGTCAAGTCCAAGGGCCAGGCCCGCAAGGACATCCAGGGCGGCGGCGTGTACATCAACGGCGAGCGCGTGGAAGGCGACGAGATCGTGGACACCCACTTCATCGCCGGAGAGTTGCTCGTCATCCGCAAGGGCAAGAAGAACTACGGGCTGATCACCAGGGGCTAA
- a CDS encoding CheR family methyltransferase, producing MSRSTDPSTEQLKQAMDKSMNLVRSEMGDAEFKRFSDLIQTELGIKMPPSKKVLLQSRFQKRLRALGMSGYKEYCDYVFSEAGREQERMHLIDVVTTNTTHFFREPKHWDIMNNIVLPELWSRGVGRSSALRIWSAGCSSGEEPYTLGMVLHEWGASRQGFDFTILATDISQKILAEAKRAVYSMDKVEDVPMQYKKKYMLKSKDKQLVKMDACLRNKVSFQRLNFMEDFRLQNSQNIIFCRNVVIYFDRSTQEVLFNKFCNNLQPGGYLFIGHSESLSGMTLPIRQVAPTVFQRL from the coding sequence ATGAGCCGCAGCACAGACCCGTCAACCGAACAGCTCAAGCAGGCCATGGACAAGTCCATGAACCTCGTGCGCTCCGAGATGGGCGACGCGGAATTCAAGCGGTTCAGCGACCTGATCCAGACCGAACTCGGCATCAAGATGCCGCCCTCCAAGAAAGTCCTGCTCCAGTCCCGGTTCCAGAAGCGGTTACGCGCCTTGGGCATGTCCGGCTACAAGGAGTATTGCGACTACGTCTTCTCGGAGGCGGGGCGCGAACAGGAGCGCATGCACCTGATCGACGTGGTCACCACCAACACCACCCACTTTTTCCGGGAGCCCAAGCACTGGGACATCATGAACAACATCGTCCTGCCCGAGCTGTGGAGCCGGGGCGTGGGCCGGTCATCGGCCCTGCGCATCTGGTCGGCGGGCTGTTCCAGCGGCGAGGAACCCTACACCCTCGGCATGGTGCTCCACGAGTGGGGGGCGTCGCGCCAGGGCTTCGATTTCACCATCCTGGCCACGGACATCTCCCAGAAAATCCTGGCCGAGGCCAAGCGGGCCGTCTACTCCATGGACAAGGTCGAGGACGTACCCATGCAGTACAAGAAAAAGTACATGCTCAAGTCCAAGGACAAGCAACTGGTCAAGATGGACGCCTGCCTGCGCAACAAGGTTTCGTTCCAGCGCCTCAACTTCATGGAGGACTTCCGCCTGCAGAACAGCCAGAACATCATCTTCTGCCGCAACGTGGTCATCTACTTCGACCGCTCCACCCAGGAAGTGCTCTTCAACAAGTTCTGCAACAATCTGCAACCCGGCGGCTATCTCTTCATCGGCCACTCGGAGAGCCTGTCCGGCATGACCCTGCCCATCCGGCAAGTGGCCCCCACGGTCTTCCAGCGACTCTGA
- a CDS encoding CatB-related O-acetyltransferase, whose product MLDPKTQHPMVLPDGTVVKTVVNLNQVIDHPRMEIGDFSYYSNFNPVEDYAAAIAPYLFPLSPERLVIGRFVQIAHGAVFVTSSANHATHGFSTYPFWNFTMTPETGFDEVKALFNQPGRKGDTVIGNDVWLGMEAVVMPGVTIGDGAIIGARAVVTRDVAPYTVVAGNPACEVRKRFDQQTVDRLLALRWWDWPLDKIMAKRDAISGVDLAALEG is encoded by the coding sequence ATGCTGGACCCCAAGACACAACACCCCATGGTCCTGCCGGACGGCACGGTGGTCAAGACCGTGGTCAACCTGAACCAGGTCATCGACCATCCGCGCATGGAGATCGGCGACTTCAGCTATTATTCCAACTTCAACCCGGTGGAGGACTACGCGGCGGCCATCGCCCCGTACCTCTTCCCGCTCAGCCCGGAGCGGCTCGTCATCGGCCGGTTCGTCCAGATCGCCCATGGCGCGGTCTTCGTCACCAGCTCGGCCAACCACGCGACCCACGGATTTTCCACCTATCCGTTCTGGAACTTCACCATGACCCCGGAGACCGGGTTCGACGAGGTCAAGGCACTTTTCAACCAGCCGGGCCGCAAGGGCGACACGGTCATCGGCAACGACGTCTGGCTCGGCATGGAGGCCGTGGTCATGCCGGGCGTGACCATCGGCGACGGCGCGATCATCGGCGCCCGGGCCGTGGTCACCCGTGATGTGGCACCCTACACCGTGGTCGCGGGCAACCCGGCCTGCGAGGTCCGCAAGCGGTTCGACCAACAGACCGTGGACCGGCTGCTGGCCCTCCGCTGGTGGGACTGGCCGCTCGACAAGATCATGGCGAAGCGCGACGCCATCTCCGGCGTGGACCTGGCCGCTTTGGAGGGCTGA
- the rny gene encoding ribonuclease Y, with translation MLPEIAMVGGGLIIGLGAGIILFKYISDKKVSDSKGLAERIVEEARKESEALKKESRLQAQDEIFNQKKELEREFKDRESQLKNEERRLHSKEERLDAKREKVADKEAQVVELEKQLIKQEKHLSELEEDLTQKSDEHERKLQEISGLTVEEARENLLKEIESRTRHEAAKMIRNIEMEAKENASKKAKEVLSLALQRYAGDYAGEQTVTAVTLPSEDMKGRIIGREGRNIRALEAATGVDLIIDDTPETVVLSAFSPLKREVAKQALERLIHDGRIHPARIEEIVRKVEGEMDTKLKEIGEQATFDVGVHGIHPELINLLGRLHYRTSFSQNVLQHSMEVAFLCGVMAAELGLNEKEAKRAGLLHDIGKAVDHEIEGPHAIIGADLAKKHGESKEIIHSIAAHHEDTPPMTILANLVQAADSLSGARPGARKELLENYVKRLEELEGLATGFDGVQKAYAIQAGREIRVMVDSEKVGDENTYVLCKDIAEKIENNMTYPGQIRVTVIREKRAVGYAK, from the coding sequence ATGTTACCCGAAATCGCCATGGTCGGCGGTGGATTGATCATCGGCCTCGGAGCCGGGATCATTCTCTTCAAATACATCTCTGACAAAAAGGTCTCCGACTCCAAGGGACTTGCGGAACGCATCGTGGAGGAAGCCCGCAAGGAAAGCGAAGCCCTGAAAAAGGAGTCGCGTCTCCAGGCGCAGGATGAGATTTTCAACCAGAAAAAGGAGCTGGAGCGGGAGTTCAAGGACCGCGAGAGCCAGCTCAAGAACGAGGAAAGGCGCCTCCACTCCAAGGAGGAGCGCCTCGACGCCAAACGGGAGAAGGTCGCGGACAAGGAAGCCCAGGTGGTGGAGCTGGAAAAGCAGCTCATCAAGCAGGAGAAGCACCTGAGCGAGCTGGAGGAGGACCTGACCCAGAAGTCCGACGAGCACGAGCGCAAGCTCCAGGAGATCTCCGGCCTGACCGTGGAGGAGGCCAGGGAGAACCTGCTCAAGGAGATCGAGTCCCGGACCCGGCACGAAGCCGCCAAGATGATCCGCAACATCGAGATGGAGGCCAAGGAAAACGCCTCCAAAAAGGCCAAGGAGGTCCTCTCCCTGGCCCTGCAGCGCTACGCAGGCGACTACGCGGGCGAGCAGACCGTGACCGCCGTGACCCTGCCCAGCGAGGACATGAAGGGCCGCATCATCGGCCGCGAGGGCCGCAACATCCGCGCCCTGGAGGCCGCCACCGGCGTGGACCTGATCATCGACGACACGCCCGAGACCGTGGTCCTGTCCGCCTTCAGTCCGCTCAAGCGCGAGGTCGCCAAGCAGGCGCTCGAGCGCCTCATCCACGACGGCCGCATCCACCCCGCCCGCATTGAGGAGATCGTCCGCAAGGTCGAGGGCGAGATGGACACCAAATTGAAGGAGATCGGCGAGCAGGCCACCTTCGACGTGGGCGTGCACGGCATCCACCCCGAACTGATCAACCTGCTCGGCCGCCTGCACTACCGCACCAGCTTCTCCCAGAACGTGCTCCAGCATTCCATGGAGGTCGCCTTCCTGTGCGGCGTCATGGCCGCGGAGCTCGGCCTGAACGAGAAGGAGGCCAAACGTGCGGGCCTGCTGCACGACATCGGCAAGGCCGTGGACCACGAGATCGAAGGCCCCCACGCCATCATCGGCGCGGACCTGGCCAAGAAGCACGGCGAATCCAAGGAGATCATCCACTCCATCGCCGCCCACCACGAGGACACCCCGCCCATGACCATCCTGGCCAACCTGGTCCAGGCCGCCGACTCCCTGTCCGGCGCCCGGCCCGGCGCGCGCAAGGAGCTGCTCGAAAACTACGTCAAGCGTCTCGAGGAGCTGGAGGGGCTGGCCACCGGCTTCGACGGCGTGCAAAAGGCCTACGCCATCCAGGCCGGACGCGAGATCCGCGTCATGGTCGACTCCGAGAAGGTCGGCGACGAGAACACCTACGTGCTCTGCAAGGACATCGCCGAGAAGATCGAGAACAACATGACCTACCCCGGCCAGATCCGGGTCACGGTCATCCGGGAAAAACGAGCCGTGGGCTACGCCAAATAA
- a CDS encoding SPOR domain-containing protein: MADNLEPKYKVKVPKLNAARKKYDFSLSLSGMISLTGVGVLALTFFFVMGILIGRGYRPEADVAPLKEIMPGSEHGRLAEEAKPPKVLTLEELDYQDRLKASPQQMLDTPEAPAAKPEPKPAPKPEPKPVVKAEPKPEPAAVAQPRTAPAQPGEAVYDYVYQVASFRKADMAGALRDKLAAAGLNAKVQSGEAKGSTWHRVQVLHHGTPASTAEMKAVLARFGIGKPLLKKKTAAN; this comes from the coding sequence ATGGCGGATAATCTGGAACCGAAATACAAGGTCAAGGTGCCCAAGCTCAACGCGGCCAGGAAGAAGTACGACTTCTCCCTGTCCCTGTCCGGCATGATCAGCCTCACGGGGGTGGGCGTCCTGGCGCTGACCTTCTTCTTCGTCATGGGCATCCTCATCGGGCGCGGCTACCGGCCCGAGGCCGACGTGGCGCCGCTCAAGGAGATCATGCCCGGCAGCGAGCACGGCCGGTTGGCCGAGGAGGCCAAGCCGCCCAAGGTCCTGACCCTGGAGGAACTGGACTACCAGGACCGCCTCAAGGCCTCGCCCCAGCAGATGCTCGACACCCCGGAAGCGCCCGCAGCCAAACCCGAGCCCAAGCCCGCGCCGAAACCCGAGCCCAAGCCCGTGGTCAAGGCCGAGCCCAAGCCGGAGCCCGCCGCCGTGGCCCAGCCCAGGACGGCCCCGGCCCAGCCCGGCGAGGCGGTCTATGACTACGTCTACCAGGTGGCCTCGTTCCGCAAGGCGGACATGGCCGGCGCCTTGCGCGACAAGCTGGCCGCAGCGGGCCTGAACGCCAAGGTCCAGTCCGGCGAGGCCAAGGGCTCCACCTGGCACCGCGTCCAGGTCCTGCACCACGGCACACCCGCCTCCACGGCGGAGATGAAGGCGGTGCTGGCCAGGTTCGGCATCGGCAAACCGTTGCTCAAGAAGAAGACCGCCGCGAACTGA
- the zapA gene encoding cell division protein ZapA encodes MPRYTLTLMGLEISFKTDADNVRIEAAQAFIENKHKELVSGAGDISKEKLLTYLLLSLADDYLVAEDKLKRLEGKIGEILEKTSTDPDR; translated from the coding sequence ATGCCTCGCTACACGCTGACCCTGATGGGACTCGAGATATCCTTCAAGACGGATGCGGACAACGTCCGCATCGAAGCCGCGCAGGCGTTTATCGAGAACAAGCACAAGGAGCTTGTTTCCGGAGCCGGTGACATCAGCAAGGAAAAGCTGCTCACCTATCTGCTCCTGAGTCTGGCGGACGATTATCTGGTCGCCGAGGATAAGCTGAAGCGACTGGAAGGGAAGATCGGAGAGATTTTGGAAAAGACCTCAACGGACCCGGACCGATAG
- a CDS encoding DUF2157 domain-containing protein, which produces MKFTQKDLDGAVRAGVIARETRDALVAFLEGGRAGAPAFTMANVLYYLGGLIVIGAMTIFVTDAWQRLGGLGHLGVGAGYGLAFLAIGNWLWNGKGQRVPGGILVTAAVCMTPLTVYGIHELYGGWMWGDPGMYLDFYHWIRRGWFFMEIATVAVGVLVLRRFRFPFITLPIAFSLWFMSMDLTAVLYGPDFTWDQRKIVSLWFGLAMLVAGYLVDRRTRQDFAFWLYLFGMLAFWGGLTSLDSDSEMGKFVYCCVNLLLMGVSVVLQRRVFIVFGALGVSIYLGHLAADVFDDTLSFSFALSGLGLLIILAGLQYHKRREAIEEKALGLLPAAIRRTLPRYR; this is translated from the coding sequence ATGAAATTCACGCAAAAGGACCTGGACGGGGCGGTGCGGGCGGGCGTCATCGCGCGGGAGACGCGCGACGCCCTGGTGGCCTTCCTGGAGGGCGGGCGCGCAGGCGCTCCGGCCTTCACCATGGCCAATGTGCTGTACTACCTCGGCGGGCTCATCGTCATCGGGGCCATGACCATCTTCGTCACCGACGCCTGGCAGCGGCTCGGCGGCCTGGGCCATCTCGGCGTGGGCGCGGGCTACGGGCTGGCCTTCCTGGCCATCGGCAACTGGTTGTGGAACGGCAAGGGGCAGCGCGTCCCCGGCGGCATCCTGGTCACGGCGGCGGTCTGCATGACCCCGCTGACCGTATACGGCATCCATGAGCTGTATGGCGGGTGGATGTGGGGTGACCCCGGCATGTACCTGGATTTTTACCACTGGATCAGGCGCGGCTGGTTTTTCATGGAGATCGCCACCGTGGCCGTGGGCGTGCTGGTTTTGCGCCGGTTCCGGTTTCCGTTCATCACCCTGCCCATCGCGTTTTCCCTGTGGTTTATGTCCATGGACCTGACGGCCGTGCTCTACGGCCCGGACTTCACCTGGGACCAGCGCAAGATCGTCTCCCTGTGGTTCGGATTGGCCATGCTCGTGGCCGGCTACCTGGTCGACCGCCGCACGCGGCAGGACTTCGCCTTCTGGCTGTACCTGTTCGGCATGCTGGCCTTCTGGGGCGGGCTGACGAGCCTGGACAGCGATTCGGAGATGGGCAAGTTCGTCTACTGCTGCGTCAACCTGCTGCTCATGGGCGTGTCCGTGGTCTTGCAGCGGCGGGTGTTCATCGTCTTCGGGGCTCTCGGGGTATCCATCTACCTCGGGCACCTCGCAGCGGACGTGTTCGACGACACCCTGTCCTTTTCCTTTGCCCTGAGCGGCCTGGGCCTGCTGATCATCCTGGCCGGGCTTCAGTACCACAAGCGCCGGGAAGCCATCGAGGAGAAGGCGCTTGGCCTGCTCCCGGCCGCCATCCGACGAACGCTCCCCCGATACCGCTAA
- a CDS encoding queuosine precursor transporter, which yields MNETLWILFALVDLCMVLVVYRLFGKVGLFGLMVFNLLLCNIQVLKTVQLFGLTTTLGNVLYASVFLATDLLSEFYGKKEARKGVLLGFVTLVMMVAYMQIALLFQPAADDFAQPHLEVLFGFMPRVALASMAAYLVSQLHDVWAFHAIRARTGEKHLWLRNNASTMVSQLLDSLIFCVIAFWGVFPVNVFLEILLSTYLIKFVVAALDTPFIYLAKRMFHKEQTAQSA from the coding sequence ATGAACGAGACACTATGGATTCTATTCGCGTTGGTGGACCTGTGCATGGTCCTGGTGGTGTACCGGCTGTTCGGCAAGGTCGGGTTGTTCGGGCTGATGGTCTTCAACCTGCTCCTGTGTAACATCCAGGTGCTCAAGACCGTGCAGCTCTTCGGGCTGACCACCACGTTGGGGAACGTGCTCTATGCCAGCGTGTTCCTGGCCACCGACCTGTTGAGTGAATTTTACGGCAAGAAGGAGGCGCGCAAGGGCGTGCTGCTGGGGTTCGTGACCTTGGTCATGATGGTCGCGTACATGCAGATCGCGCTGTTGTTCCAGCCCGCGGCCGATGACTTCGCCCAGCCGCACCTGGAGGTCCTGTTCGGGTTCATGCCGCGCGTGGCCCTGGCCTCCATGGCCGCCTACCTGGTCTCCCAGTTGCACGACGTCTGGGCCTTCCACGCCATCCGCGCCCGCACGGGCGAGAAGCACCTGTGGCTGCGCAACAACGCCTCGACCATGGTCAGCCAACTGCTCGACTCGCTGATCTTCTGCGTCATCGCCTTCTGGGGCGTATTCCCGGTGAACGTGTTCCTGGAAATTCTGCTGTCCACCTATCTCATCAAGTTCGTGGTGGCCGCCCTGGACACCCCGTTCATCTACCTGGCCAAGCGCATGTTCCACAAGGAACAGACCGCCCAGTCCGCGTAG
- a CDS encoding TIGR00282 family metallophosphoesterase, which produces MRILFLGDIVGLPGRKAVLHNLARIRDEESLDLIFANGENASGGYGLKQKHARELLKAGLDGITGGNHIWKYKDLYAMLDEDGRILRPHNYPEQLPGSGVRVFRKEGLPPVAVINLIGRTFMPPIDCPFAAVETVLDALPADIPVSIVDFHAEATGEKIAMGYFLEGKVSTVVGTHTHVQTNDAKVLPGGTAYLTDLGMCGAADSCLGMKPEIILDRYLTGLPRQLEAATGPGVLQGAIFDIDESTGKAVSMATFQRNG; this is translated from the coding sequence ATGCGCATTCTTTTTCTCGGCGACATCGTAGGCCTGCCCGGCCGCAAGGCCGTCCTGCACAACCTCGCCCGCATCCGGGACGAGGAGTCCCTCGACCTCATCTTCGCCAACGGCGAGAACGCCAGCGGCGGATACGGCCTCAAGCAGAAGCACGCCCGCGAGCTGCTCAAGGCGGGCCTGGACGGCATCACCGGCGGCAATCACATCTGGAAGTACAAGGACCTCTACGCCATGCTGGACGAAGACGGCCGCATCCTGCGCCCGCACAACTACCCGGAGCAACTGCCCGGCTCGGGCGTGCGCGTCTTCCGCAAGGAGGGGCTGCCGCCGGTGGCGGTCATCAACCTCATCGGCCGGACCTTCATGCCGCCCATCGACTGCCCCTTCGCCGCGGTGGAGACCGTGCTCGACGCACTTCCGGCCGACATCCCGGTGTCCATCGTGGACTTCCACGCCGAGGCCACGGGCGAGAAGATCGCCATGGGCTACTTCCTCGAAGGCAAGGTCTCGACCGTGGTCGGCACCCACACCCACGTCCAGACCAACGACGCCAAGGTGCTCCCCGGCGGGACCGCCTACCTGACCGACCTGGGCATGTGCGGTGCCGCCGATTCCTGCCTCGGCATGAAACCGGAGATCATCCTGGACCGCTACCTCACCGGCCTGCCCCGGCAACTGGAGGCAGCCACCGGCCCGGGGGTTTTACAAGGCGCGATTTTTGACATAGATGAGAGCACCGGCAAGGCGGTATCCATGGCTACGTTCCAGCGGAACGGCTAG
- a CDS encoding AraC family transcriptional regulator, whose product MARSPSKETAYVSTLPFWGGVELLRARFVTQRFSRHFHEGFAVGCIEDGAMRFAYRGESVVAARGQVNLVVPGEPHDGHGAEASGWAYRMFYLTPEALMTAARELMPRPNLPHFRAGVLDDPDLAAMIDRTHRRLARPETSLMEKETRLLRLLEAWIRRHADEPGNEPRTGREHRAVSRAREIIADRFAEDVPLSELAREAGLSPFHLVRVFENQLGITPHAYLTQTRVERARRRLAGDGRVADIAMDCGFADQAHLTRLFKRQTGVTPGKYRKMLQNG is encoded by the coding sequence ATGGCCCGCTCCCCGTCCAAGGAAACCGCGTACGTCTCGACCCTGCCCTTCTGGGGCGGGGTCGAGTTGCTGCGCGCCCGCTTCGTGACCCAGCGCTTCTCCCGGCACTTCCACGAGGGGTTCGCCGTGGGTTGCATCGAGGACGGGGCCATGCGCTTTGCCTATCGCGGCGAATCCGTGGTGGCCGCGCGCGGGCAGGTCAACCTGGTGGTCCCGGGCGAGCCCCACGACGGCCACGGCGCGGAAGCGTCCGGCTGGGCCTACCGCATGTTCTACCTCACGCCCGAGGCGCTCATGACCGCCGCCCGCGAGCTCATGCCCCGCCCGAACCTGCCCCACTTCCGCGCGGGCGTGCTGGACGACCCGGACCTGGCCGCGATGATCGACCGCACCCACCGGCGGCTGGCGCGGCCCGAAACCTCGCTCATGGAAAAGGAGACGCGCCTGCTCCGTCTGCTTGAAGCCTGGATCAGGCGGCACGCGGACGAACCCGGAAACGAGCCCCGCACCGGACGCGAACATCGGGCCGTGAGCCGGGCCCGCGAAATCATCGCGGACCGCTTCGCCGAGGACGTGCCCCTGTCCGAGCTGGCCCGCGAGGCCGGACTGTCCCCCTTCCACCTGGTACGCGTGTTCGAGAACCAGCTCGGCATCACGCCCCACGCCTACTTGACCCAGACTCGGGTCGAGCGCGCACGCCGTCGGCTGGCCGGGGACGGACGCGTGGCCGACATCGCCATGGACTGCGGGTTCGCGGACCAGGCGCACCTGACCCGGCTGTTCAAGCGCCAGACCGGAGTGACGCCCGGCAAATACCGCAAGATGCTTCAAAACGGGTGA
- the argS gene encoding arginine--tRNA ligase encodes MRAKIHLEGALKQALEGLGWPWPDKAVIEPPKDSSFGDMSANVAMMLAKEAKKAPRAVAEDIKGALEGDPLIEKIEIAGPGFLNFTFAPAFWRETVGVILDQGAAYGSSTMGNGTKVQVEYVSANPTGPLHIGHGRGAALGDSLTRILEKAGYDVEAEYYINDAGRQMLILGGSILYRARQVAGLEPSEPEDYYKGEYITDIARDLMAARPDLLDLPEAEAVEVCKVYGKDIILQGIKDDLAAFHVRHDVWFSEKSLVDDGKVDETFADLIASGMGYAADGAFWFKSTELGDDKDRVLRKSNGDTTYFASDIAYHDNKFKRGFDLVIDIWGADHHGYVPRMMAACEALGKPGGLSVILVNLVNLLRDGQPIAMSTRAGQFETLKDVVDEVGSDAARFMFLSRKSDSKLDFDLELVKQKSMDNPVYYVQYAHARIRSLDRKAEEASVKAAVVGPESLALLDTEWDLEMLKLLDQYPDYVEAAAKAQSPHLISMYLQELASTLHRYYTNCHVLSAEPAVASARLMLLDCVAGVVAGGLGLLGVNAPESM; translated from the coding sequence ATGAGAGCGAAAATACATTTGGAAGGGGCGCTGAAACAGGCGCTCGAAGGGCTTGGCTGGCCGTGGCCGGACAAGGCGGTCATCGAGCCGCCCAAGGACAGTTCCTTCGGCGACATGTCGGCCAACGTGGCCATGATGCTGGCCAAGGAGGCCAAGAAGGCCCCGCGCGCGGTGGCCGAGGACATCAAGGGCGCGCTTGAAGGCGACCCGCTCATCGAGAAGATCGAAATCGCCGGGCCCGGCTTTTTGAATTTCACCTTTGCGCCCGCCTTCTGGCGCGAGACCGTGGGCGTGATCCTGGACCAGGGCGCGGCCTACGGCTCCTCGACCATGGGCAACGGCACCAAGGTGCAGGTGGAGTACGTGTCCGCCAACCCCACCGGTCCGCTGCACATCGGCCACGGCCGCGGTGCGGCGCTGGGCGACTCCCTGACCCGCATCCTGGAAAAGGCCGGGTACGACGTCGAGGCCGAGTACTACATCAACGACGCGGGCCGCCAGATGCTCATCCTGGGCGGCTCCATCCTGTACCGCGCCCGCCAGGTCGCCGGGCTTGAGCCCTCCGAGCCCGAGGACTACTACAAGGGCGAGTATATCACCGACATCGCCCGCGACCTCATGGCCGCGCGGCCCGACCTGCTCGACCTGCCCGAGGCCGAGGCCGTGGAGGTCTGCAAGGTCTACGGCAAGGACATCATCCTGCAGGGCATCAAGGACGACCTGGCCGCCTTCCACGTGCGCCACGACGTCTGGTTCTCGGAAAAGTCCCTGGTGGACGACGGCAAGGTGGACGAGACCTTCGCCGACCTGATCGCGTCCGGCATGGGCTACGCCGCGGACGGCGCCTTCTGGTTCAAGTCCACCGAACTCGGCGACGACAAGGACCGCGTACTGCGCAAGAGCAACGGCGACACCACCTATTTCGCGTCCGACATCGCCTACCACGACAACAAGTTCAAGCGCGGTTTCGACCTGGTCATCGACATCTGGGGTGCGGACCATCACGGCTACGTGCCGCGCATGATGGCGGCCTGCGAGGCGCTCGGCAAGCCGGGCGGCCTGTCCGTCATCCTGGTCAACCTGGTCAACCTGCTGCGCGACGGCCAGCCCATCGCCATGAGTACCCGCGCGGGCCAGTTCGAGACCCTCAAGGACGTGGTCGACGAGGTCGGTTCCGACGCGGCCCGGTTCATGTTCCTGTCGCGCAAGTCCGACTCCAAGCTCGATTTCGACCTGGAGCTGGTCAAGCAGAAGTCCATGGACAACCCGGTCTATTACGTACAGTACGCCCACGCGCGCATCCGCTCTCTGGACCGCAAGGCCGAGGAGGCGAGCGTCAAGGCCGCCGTTGTCGGCCCGGAGTCCCTGGCCCTGCTCGACACCGAGTGGGACCTGGAGATGCTCAAGCTCCTGGACCAGTACCCTGACTATGTGGAGGCCGCGGCCAAGGCCCAGAGCCCCCATCTGATCTCCATGTATTTGCAGGAGCTTGCCTCAACGCTCCACAGGTACTATACCAATTGCCATGTGCTCAGCGCCGAGCCCGCGGTGGCGTCGGCCCGGCTCATGCTGCTCGACTGCGTGGCCGGTGTGGTCGCGGGCGGCCTCGGCCTGCTGGGCGTGAACGCCCCGGAGTCCATGTAA